In Oryza sativa Japonica Group chromosome 3, ASM3414082v1, one DNA window encodes the following:
- the LOC4333431 gene encoding BTB/POZ domain-containing protein NPY3, with product MKHMKLGSKPDLFQTEGGNIRFVATELATDIVISIGDVKFCLHKFPLLSKSSCLQRLAASSNVEGNEELDISDIPGGPSAFEICAKFCYGMIVTLNAYNVLAARCAAEYLEMFETIEKGNLIYKIDVFLTSSIFRAWKDSIIVLQSTKSLLPWSENLKVINHCIDSIASKALIDPSEVEWSYTYNRKKLPSENGHDSHWNGVRKQLIVPKDWWVEDLCDLEMDLYKRVIMMIKAKGRTSPIVIGEALRAYAYRRLLGSLEDAVSNGVDCTKRRAVLETIIFLLPTEKGSVSCGFLLKLLKAACLLEAGESCHDILIKRIGTQLDGASVSDLLIPANTSENTLYNVNLIIAIVEEFVSRQSDTGKMKFQDDDEIVEVENLTPVSSTSNLAVANLIDGYLAEIAKDTNLPLSKFIAIAEMVPPASRKNHDGLYRAIDMYLKEHPSLSKSEKKALCRLMDCKKLSQDACLHAVQNERLPLRVVVQVLFFEQIRASAASGRTDAAAELTSAVHSLLPRENGNSYGSSRSAATTTTEEDGTGVPTSSDINSFSSLRLANNSGGSERSSGSSDINNKSCDDKSSSKSKGSLMPKKILSKLWSGKTNASENSSSDTSESPGSLNPEEVKSTTSRNTRRLVT from the exons GTTTGTTGCAACGGAACTGGCAACAGACATTGTTATTTCCATAGGAGATGTCAAGTTTTGTCTTCACAAG TTTCCTCTTTTGTCAAAGAGTTCCTGCCTGCAAAGATTAGCTGCTTCAAGCAATGTGGAAGGCAATGAAGAGTTGGATATTTCTGACATCCCTGGTGGACCTTCAGCATTTGAAATCTGTGCTAAGTTCTGCTATGGAATGATTGTAACACTCAATGCGTATAACGTTCTTGCTGCTCGCTGTGCAGCTGAGTATCTAGAAATGTTTGAAACCATTGAGAAAGGAAACCTCATTTACAAAATTGATGTCTTCTTGACATCAAGCATATTTCGTGCCTGGAAGGATTCAATCATAGTACTGCAGAGCACAAAGTCATTGCTACCTTGGTCTGAAAATTTGAAAGTAATCAACCATTGCATTGACTCAATTGCATCGAAGGCATTAATTGATCCATCAGAGGTCGAGTGGTCATACACATACAACAGAAAGAAACTGCCATCAGAGAATGGCCACGATTCTCATTGGAATGGTGTCAGGAAGCAATTGATAGTCCCTAAGGACTGGTGGGTTGAGGACCTTTGTGATCTCGAGATGGATTTGTACAAGCGGGTGATCATGATGATAAAAGCAAAGGGAAGAACATCGCCTATAGTGATTGGTGAGGCGCTGAGAGCCTATGCATACCGCAGGCTGCTGGGTTCCCTAGAAGACGCTGTGAGCAATGGAGTTGATTGCACTAaacgccgtgccgtgcttgAAACCATCATATTTCTGCTTCCCACTGAGAAAGGCTCCGTGTCATGTGGTTTTCTTCTTAAGCTTCTCAAAGCTGCATGCTTGCTGGAGGCTGGGGAGTCTTGTCATGATATCTTGATCAAGAGAATAGGCACACAATTGGATGGTGCTTCTGTTTCGGACCTCCTTATACCGGCAAACACTAGCGAAAACACGTTATATAATGTAAACCTGATCATTGCAATAGTGGAGGAGTTTGTTTCGCGACAAAGTGATACTGGCAAGATGAAATTTCAAGATGATGATGAGATTGTGGAGGTTGAGAACCTTACTCCTGTTTCCAGCACCTCAAATCTGGCTGTTGCAAATCTTATTGATGGGTATCTTGCTGAGATTGCTAAAGACACCAATCTTCCCCTTTCAAAGTTCATCGCAATTGCTGAAATGGTGCCCCCTGCATCCCGCAAAAATCACGATGGTCTATATCGTGCCATTGACATGTATCTCAAG GAGCACCCCAGCCTATCAAAGAGCGAAAAGAAAGCATTATGCAGATTGATGGATTGCAAGAAACTGTCCCAGGATGCGTGCCTGCACGCCGTGCAGAACGAGCGCCTTCCTCTGCGTGTGGTTGTGCAGGTTCTCTTCTTTGAGCAAATTCGGGCATCAGCCGCTTCGGGGCGGACCGATGCCGCAGCAGAGCTCACCTCTGCTGTACACTCACTACTCCCCAGAGAGAATGGAAACTCCTATGGCAGCTCCAGGTCAGCGGCCACCACGACAACCGAGGAGGACGGGACCGGGGTCCCGACCTCCAGCGACATCAACTCGTTCAGTTCACTGAGGCTGGCCAACAACAGcgggggcagcgagaggagcaGTGGCAGCAGCGACATCAACAACAAGAGCTGTGACGACAAGAGCTCCAGCAAGTCCAAGGGATCGCTCATGCCCAAGAAGATCCTGAGCAAGCTCTGGTCCGGGAAAACAAACGCCAGCGAGAACAGTAGCTCGGACACGTCGGAGAGCCCTGGGTCACTCAACCCGGAGGAGGTGAAGTCCACAACGTCCAGGAATACAAGGCGTTTGGTAACCTAG